CAGGCTCAAAGTAACTCGAACTATGTTCAGAATCCAAACTTTGAAGAACCCCAGAGATTAAAGTACCAGAAACATTGAAATTATTCGAGTAATTAAGCTTAAGAGCAACACTAAAAGTCCTGAATTTACCTGCATTGCCATTGCTTATCCCTGATCCAATCATACAAAGCCTCCAAGTCGATTCCGACCAAAACCCACCAAGCGAAAAACTTGGCGCTCCCCTTCCGATGACTGGGATTTTCGGTCCCCTGATCCGGAACTGCCGCCGTAAGCCTCGGCCGGGGTTTACGATACCGCCATTTGGAGAAGGAAGGGAAAATGATTTAGGAATTTGTAAAACGAGCTTTCCTTGAACTTTATAAATTCGGGTTTTATTACTACCAAAGATGTCGTGAGAAAACTGAGCACTAAACGTAGCTGCTTTGGGCACATCGACGGTGGTATTTGATTGGAAAAAAATGGAGTCTCCGCCACTGAAATACCCAATTTTAAAGTCGAGGTTGTTAGAAACGGTGGTGGGGCTGGGAAAAAGAGTGGTAGGCTCGGCCGGAGATACCGGAACGACGTCGTTACAGTGTTTGATGTACTCTAATGGGATTTCAGCATGGATTAAGGAGGCTTGAAGGAGGATAAAGAAGGTGAAGAAGAGGAAGGGACTTAGATGTAAAAATTGGGTTTTCGAATGgttttttgggtaaaataaaCGAAGAAATTTTGGCGGCTCCATTGTCGGGACTGGTTTTTGGGCAATGGCGAAGAAGAAGCCTTAGAGCGGTGAAGAAACTGAGTCAGATCGGTGGGGTATTTTGATTTAAAGCGATTTCCATTGAAGGGGCACGTTTGGGAGCGTTgggtgtttttttatttgattttatgaggGTTTTTAATGACGAAATTGTAGAAAATTGgggttcaccattaaaattaGATTATTAGAACATGATGTTGACTCTTGAACTCCATTGATGGTCTGTTGGCTCTGCAAACAAAAAACGCGTCCACAAGCCAAATTCTTTGTGGAAAAAGAAAGGTAAAATTCAGCTATTAATACCTCTACTATGTGTAAACTAcggatttaatctttatatcatcctctaattttttcacttttagtGTTTATATTTTTCGAATTGATTCAAATGGTATCAGTTAAACtcatttaagttaaaattttctatttccaaaattttatagggtaaatatattatcatatatataaatataatctcatacaacttgctattttaacataaaacttacaaaaaatTCGTCTTACTTTAGttattgaatttaatagatATTGTTTaagtaaaagctaaaatttcaaattttgaaaaatatacaaactaaaattttctaaattattgaGCAAtgattaatagtaaaatttgacTTAACAAAACTTAATCAAGatacaaagattaaattcaaGACGTATGTATAATATAaagactaatagcaaaatttgaccaaacaaatacatgaaaatagaTGGTTGAATTGATTTGTGATGGTGTTACTTTGCGTTTAAAATTTTCGgattatttcaaataaagtcaatttcattttgaattatttattcgaatatatataaattgatggagttaatttgcattttaaaattttcggaTGATTTTGAATTGTTTCGAGTTCAAGTTATTTTAGCTCGGGTTATTCAAAGTTTAccaattaggtttattttagggtaaaaataCTATTATAATCCCTGTACTAAGAGtaagattgtattttatttttactaaaagaattacaaattaatccttatacGTTAGATCGAAGAGCAAACTagtaatttctattaaaattttattcaattctatTGTTAAAATTGACATGGTTAATAGAATAACCAAACAGTTACACATACATCTTGTGCTTACATACAAAACCAACTTTTAACAATAGAAAGagataaaatttacaataatgaataaatacaGTTTGACTCTTACTACAAAATTCTCCATATTACTTTATCATCATTTTAGCTTGAAGTCCTCTCTAATATGAATCATCCTAGTCCAATTTAACAAGACAGGATATAGGAAAGGCATAAtctaagaaaaaatattatcaaaagcACACCAATCCAATCATCATTCACTTCTTATTTCACAAATCTTATTTGTTTTTGCAAACAATAACAGTTCTATACAGTCATAGTAAAAGCCTGTTAAGCATGGCTTTAGACTGTGATGCACTAAGAAAACATTGCAATCTTTTCACCAAACCACACCTGGAGATATATGATACAGAGCTTTCCTTGCAGGAATCTTTATTcgattttcattttttcgaAAGTTCTGGTGAAGAATATTATACAAAGGTATTCATGATATGATAACAGGACATTCACTTATTCAGCCCTCGGAATTGGCTGCAATCAATTCCCTGATCCGAAAATGCCTCCACAAGCTTCGGGAGAAGCTTCGAGAGCATGATTTTGAATCCAGTTGAACTTCCTTTGAAGTTTTCATCATGGTCTTTTTTGCCACATTCGAGAGCATATCCTACTGGTGCACCTTCCATGTATGCATTGCAAGCTGAGATGATGGTTTCAGCATGTTTACTAAAATGCTCCTTGACTAGTGCCTCGAAATGCTGCAATGGTATTGCAATAAGAATAAGTGACTCGAAAATGGACAATGCCAtgaatttttctcattttacaGAATGGGATTCTAGTGTTACCTTGGGTGGCTTGCGGAGTACATAAAGCATAGACTGGCAGGTGACGAGGAACGCGTTTTCATTGTAGCTCACCGAATTTGTCTCCCCCTCGGGTCTTCCTAACTGTCTATCGTATCCAGCTTCGTTGAAATAAGGTTTCTCATTAAGCACAAGAGCCTGGAGGGACAGAAGAACTTGTAGAATAGTGGAGCTTCCTGGATTCCAGACCTCAGTGTCGGAACCTGTCCACGTATTTAGAAGGCTTAAGCAAACCTTCCCTGATTCATACAGGTTCGGATTGAGGCGTAGCCCCCATGAATGGTAGTGCACCGACTGCAAAAATTCGACTTTCATGAGTTttgtttacatatatatacacgttCATGATTTACGTGAATGCTTGTATTCACTTTATGCAGAGACCAAGTAGAACTTACAGGTGGTTCGTACGGATAGTTAGAAGGGAGAAAAATGTCGAAAAAGAACAGCCCGTCATGGTAGGGCGTGCCAGGGGCACCAACAAGGACCGCTCGTAGTAGATCCATCCTTTCCTCATATACACGAACATAGATAATTTCTGCTAAGGTCAAAAATAGTCTCGTGACAAAATTGTCAAGTGAACCGATAAatgtaaaacataaaatcattacAAAGAGTAAGATAAAGAGCTAACCAGGAAGATTTTTCTCTAGGATACTCCATTCTTGTTGAACCTTTTTCACCCAACTTCGTTTCACCTAAAAGTGCGGACAAGTACgaaattgaaaatgattcaGACTGTTTTAACAGCTCAAATTGTATGTTTAAGGAGTCGGATAATGTTACTAACCTGAGACATGGCCAACACCTTGCTTTCACCAAGGAAATGGTGATCGGAGCAATCACTAACCATATCAAACTGCCTGTATCGACTGGAAGTCTCGTCAAGTCTTGGCATCATATTGTTTTCTTCGATCTCTTCTACTTCCTGCTTTATGTTTGTTGTTTCGAATATCTGCATCTCACTCGGATCTAGCTCGGCAGAGTCATTGCAAGTTTCCGAGACTTCTTTCTCGAGAAGAATGTCATCTTCTTTAGCACCATGAGAAATAAAACTAGATGACTCTTGGCTTAAAAGTGTTACGGAAGCAAGGGATCCAAGGAAGCTAGAAGCAATGCTAGAGAATAATTCAATAGCAGCTTGAGGACGGAAGAAGGAAGCAGGTGCCCATGAGAATTTCTCGCCACTTCCATGAGCACTATCGAAACTCAGCAACTCCTGAAAATAGACATAATACAAGATTTTTTCATGTTGTCAAATTCTAagtataaaaatagttttgttTTAAGACACGATTTGCTGGCCCTCATTAAGAGTTTGGGTTTACAAGGCTGGTATTGATTATTCAAGTTCCATGCACGTTATGAGCAATCAaactaaaatatcatgaaaACCGAAAGTTGGATTTACCTTTCCTTTGTGGCTATTAGACTGTGCCTCATGCACGAACATCTCTTCGTTAAAATCCTCGGTATTTTCTTCATAGAGACCGGGAGTTGTAGCTGAACCTTCACACTTATCAATACGGGAAATTTCATATGGTGCAACCTGTGTGACAAAGTTTAACGATAAATTCGAAGGATATTTGACTGCTAATTGATGAGCTAAGAGACAGAATATATTCAGCCAAAAATGAGTTCAACAAGTTCTGGGATTCTGAATTTATATGCTATGCATATGATTCGAATCACGGAATAAGGATGAATAAGATTCAAACCTTTGTTGGAATACCAGAAGCCCATTTCACCTCCAAGTTTCCATCTTCAAACCCAATGACAACGCCAATACAGGATGGACAATATGCACAGGGACGGTTGTTCTCATCCCTTTTCATGTTTTTGCCTTCCGAAGCAGCTTCGGTACCTTTTTCAGCCTGATCGCCAAAATGGTTCCGAATTGCCTTAACCACAATGTCACCGAAACAGTAGCAGTAATTTGGGTGCTCAACAAGTTCATAAGCACTAACAGTTTCCTCCATCTGCTCTCTGTCAAAATCATTTGCTTGAGTCACGGCCTTATTTCTCCACAGTACCTTAACCGTTCGTTCTTTTGCATCCACACCGCGAACCACACCCCATCTTTGAGTATCGCCATTGGTTCCCTTTTCAAAGACAAACTGATGAGGCCAAAATTCGTGAGCGTTTGTAACACTAACAGGAAGTAAAGTATGTGAATCTAGTCCCATACTGCAAGTACCATCTTGCCACATAACATTAACTTTGGTCCTTGTCTTGATGATAACAAAGAGTTCCTCCAGTCTTGATCCCGGGTTTCCTATTTTAAATCCTTTTTCTAGTTTCCAGTTATCGTTAATCAAGTCACGAGTTGATGGGTGGAGAAACTTTCGAGAAGTTCCCTTGCCATCAGCAAAAGAAAGCATACACCAATCACCGAGCTGCCAATTTGCATGGGGAAAAGACACCAACAAAGTTAAGTCTTTTGCCTCCTGCAAATGCGAGGGAGGAGAGGCACTCATATCATGATCTAGGTGAGCAGAGGAAATCCAATCAACATAAACAAAACCTGCTTCCACACTAGAAACAGTTCCTTCATCCCGATTTTCCCTCCAGGTACCACATAACCATCCAGTTGAACTAGAATAATCCGAAGGCACAACCCGTACTCTCTGTCCTGGATAATACGGATATTGCAAGTCGTCAATTAAGTTGGGAGAAACAGGCACAAGCTTGTCTTGACCCATGGCAGTGACTTCACATTTTGAACCGTCATCAAAGACAATAGTAACACGGTCAACAACTTTATCCACTTTACCAATCCAAGTCGAATTAACAACATAATCCCCAACAGAAATGGAGCGGATCTTCAAAAGTTGGTTtgaatttatatcttttatgaCTTTCCCATTAACAGTCTCAAGATCCACAAACATATCAATATCAACAACTCTGCCCATCTGTCCACATGGATCTGTTACGGAGCGTACAATGTCTCCATGAAAGAACCCCCTCTCAAACGAGAGAAGGTCATCAATTTTCCCAATACTTTCTTCTAGACTTGATAGAATGGTACAAGCCCGGCCACCATACAGAAACTCTGTGTCTTCTTGTTCCTCACTACTGCCACTTTCACTAAATGTTTCCCAATCAGAATCGGTGAGTAGCATATCCATTTTTCACCACCTACGAGAAGATGTATGTCAAATTTAGTTCAACATGAACGGCATATGGAGGATTTAGATTTTAGTGCCACTTTTGGGCAAGACTCTGACCTTAGAAATAAAACAATCTTCGGGCACGATTTTTACTTTCAAAGCTTTGCTATCTTTAAGAGCACGACCTATGCTAGACAGAAACGACCATAAAAGATGGCGCAAGCACCTGTGAACGCATGGAAGCTTTAGTTTAAAACAGATATGCTAATATGAAACCATTCATTAAGTGTTTCACTTAATTACAGAAACTAAACTGTTAGTTGTTaacctattattattatttttcaaattctataacaaaacaataaaaagtcCGGGTAGAAAGACGTACCAGTACTTCACTCCTGCTTGAACAAACTGAAGCACCGAAGATATGATGGGTCCAAGTTAAATGGTAATAAGGATAGTGAGTTAATAGTCAATCCCGAAAGAAGGCGCAGCCAAGGATATGATTATATTCTTCTGTTACGAATCACGGAATGTATCTTCTAGTTGGTTCAATTGTTCGTAACAGATAGTGAGTCAAATGTCCTGAAGAGGATATGTTGACTCTAATGCCAAAGGAGATTTGCCCTAAAACGGACGAAGGGAGTTAACTATGAACTCCAAATGCCAAAGGAGATTTGCCCAAACGGGTCCAAAAGTTTACACCGGAGGAAACTTCCGAAGGGAGTAAACTTTCGAGGTGTTTTTCTTCGAAGGTCAGTGTGAAGTTCCTAGCATGAA
This genomic window from Gossypium raimondii isolate GPD5lz chromosome 10, ASM2569854v1, whole genome shotgun sequence contains:
- the LOC105776971 gene encoding probable ubiquitin-conjugating enzyme E2 24 isoform X2, giving the protein MDMLLTDSDWETFSESGSSEEQEDTEFLYGGRACTILSSLEESIGKIDDLLSFERGFFHGDIVRSVTDPCGQMGRVVDIDMFVDLETVNGKVIKDINSNQLLKIRSISVGDYVVNSTWIGKVDKVVDRVTIVFDDGSKCEVTAMGQDKLVPVSPNLIDDLQYPYYPGQRVRVVPSDYSSSTGWLCGTWRENRDEGTVSSVEAGFVYVDWISSAHLDHDMSASPPSHLQEAKDLTLLVSFPHANWQLGDWCMLSFADGKGTSRKFLHPSTRDLINDNWKLEKGFKIGNPGSRLEELFVIIKTRTKVNVMWQDGTCSMGLDSHTLLPVSVTNAHEFWPHQFVFEKGTNGDTQRWGVVRGVDAKERTVKVLWRNKAVTQANDFDREQMEETVSAYELVEHPNYCYCFGDIVVKAIRNHFGDQAEKGTEAASEGKNMKRDENNRPCAYCPSCIGVVIGFEDGNLEVKWASGIPTKVAPYEISRIDKCEGSATTPGLYEENTEDFNEEMFVHEAQSNSHKGKELLSFDSAHGSGEKFSWAPASFFRPQAAIELFSSIASSFLGSLASVTLLSQESSSFISHGAKEDDILLEKEVSETCNDSAELDPSEMQIFETTNIKQEVEEIEENNMMPRLDETSSRYRQFDMVSDCSDHHFLGESKVLAMSQVKRSWVKKVQQEWSILEKNLPEIIYVRVYEERMDLLRAVLVGAPGTPYHDGLFFFDIFLPSNYPYEPPSVHYHSWGLRLNPNLYESGKVCLSLLNTWTGSDTEVWNPGSSTILQVLLSLQALVLNEKPYFNEAGYDRQLGRPEGETNSVSYNENAFLVTCQSMLYVLRKPPKHFEALVKEHFSKHAETIISACNAYMEGAPVGYALECGKKDHDENFKGSSTGFKIMLSKLLPKLVEAFSDQGIDCSQFRGLNK
- the LOC105776971 gene encoding probable ubiquitin-conjugating enzyme E2 24 isoform X1, with translation MDMLLTDSDWETFSESGSSEEQEDTEFLYGGRACTILSSLEESIGKIDDLLSFERGFFHGDIVRSVTDPCGQMGRVVDIDMFVDLETVNGKVIKDINSNQLLKIRSISVGDYVVNSTWIGKVDKVVDRVTIVFDDGSKCEVTAMGQDKLVPVSPNLIDDLQYPYYPGQRVRVVPSDYSSSTGWLCGTWRENRDEGTVSSVEAGFVYVDWISSAHLDHDMSASPPSHLQEAKDLTLLVSFPHANWQLGDWCMLSFADGKGTSRKFLHPSTRDLINDNWKLEKGFKIGNPGSRLEELFVIIKTRTKVNVMWQDGTCSMGLDSHTLLPVSVTNAHEFWPHQFVFEKGTNGDTQRWGVVRGVDAKERTVKVLWRNKAVTQANDFDREQMEETVSAYELVEHPNYCYCFGDIVVKAIRNHFGDQAEKGTEAASEGKNMKRDENNRPCAYCPSCIGVVIGFEDGNLEVKWASGIPTKVAPYEISRIDKCEGSATTPGLYEENTEDFNEEMFVHEAQSNSHKGKELLSFDSAHGSGEKFSWAPASFFRPQAAIELFSSIASSFLGSLASVTLLSQESSSFISHGAKEDDILLEKEVSETCNDSAELDPSEMQIFETTNIKQEVEEIEENNMMPRLDETSSRYRQFDMVSDCSDHHFLGESKVLAMSQVKRSWVKKVQQEWSILEKNLPAEIIYVRVYEERMDLLRAVLVGAPGTPYHDGLFFFDIFLPSNYPYEPPSVHYHSWGLRLNPNLYESGKVCLSLLNTWTGSDTEVWNPGSSTILQVLLSLQALVLNEKPYFNEAGYDRQLGRPEGETNSVSYNENAFLVTCQSMLYVLRKPPKHFEALVKEHFSKHAETIISACNAYMEGAPVGYALECGKKDHDENFKGSSTGFKIMLSKLLPKLVEAFSDQGIDCSQFRGLNK